A single genomic interval of Demequina sp. NBRC 110054 harbors:
- a CDS encoding VIT family protein encodes MSSDTHRPNIFAGPDEEAMSSRLNWLRAGVLGANDGIVSIAALLVGVAAATTDLSIIILTAIASVVAGALSMGVGEFVSVSAQRDAEEALLDRERIWQKARPKWELEQLVRLHMDTGMSEATARAAAQEQMEKDPLNVHARMHLGIDPDDLTNPWAAGFASIIAFTVGGLTPLLTTTLPPAGWRIPLTFVLVAIALGITGYISAVIAKSPARKAVLRNVLGGSLAMAITFGVGSLVGVAV; translated from the coding sequence ATGAGCAGCGACACGCATCGGCCGAACATCTTCGCGGGCCCCGACGAGGAGGCCATGTCGTCGCGCCTCAACTGGCTGCGTGCGGGCGTGCTGGGCGCGAACGACGGCATCGTCTCGATCGCCGCGCTGCTGGTCGGCGTCGCCGCGGCCACCACCGACCTGTCCATCATCATCCTCACCGCGATCGCGAGCGTCGTGGCCGGCGCCCTCTCGATGGGCGTCGGCGAGTTCGTCTCGGTCTCCGCCCAGCGCGACGCCGAGGAGGCGCTGCTCGACCGCGAGCGCATCTGGCAGAAGGCGCGCCCCAAGTGGGAGCTCGAGCAGCTCGTGCGGCTCCACATGGACACCGGCATGAGCGAGGCCACCGCGCGCGCCGCGGCCCAGGAGCAGATGGAGAAGGACCCGCTCAACGTGCACGCGCGCATGCACCTGGGGATCGACCCCGACGACCTCACGAACCCGTGGGCCGCGGGCTTCGCCTCGATCATCGCCTTCACGGTCGGCGGCCTCACCCCGCTGCTCACGACGACGCTTCCGCCCGCGGGCTGGCGCATCCCCCTGACGTTCGTGCTCGTCGCGATCGCGCTCGGCATCACGGGCTACATCTCCGCGGTCATCGCGAAGTCGCCGGCCCGCAAGGCGGTCCTGCGCAACGTCCTGGGCGGTTCGCTCGCGATGGCGATCACCTTCGGGGTCGGCTCCCTGGTCGGCGTCGCCGTCTAG
- a CDS encoding biotin/lipoate A/B protein ligase family protein, whose protein sequence is MHGEYKVPGGKLVVADVETTTDTTTDSDHPRLSSVVISGDFFMEPAETILEINRALTGLPASTPVGPLAEAVERAAAGATMIGFTPESVAIAVRRALGHATSWHDHTFDVIHDEPRAPHVQMALDEVLTQEVAAGRRGPTLRVWEWERPTVVIGSFQSLRNEVDPEGAERHGITVTRRVSGGGAMFIQPGNTITYSLSVPSSLVEGLSFEQSYAFLDDWVLGALRDVGVEATYVPLNDIASPAGKIAGAAQKRYAAGAVLHHVTMAYDIDADAMLDVLRIGREKLSDKGTKSANKRVDPVRSQTGMARGDVIDAFLAHFAGRFSTQAGAVSPDEVRQAERLVESKFGTEEWIHLVP, encoded by the coding sequence ATGCATGGCGAGTACAAGGTTCCCGGCGGCAAGCTCGTCGTCGCGGACGTCGAGACGACCACCGACACGACCACCGACAGCGACCACCCTCGGCTGAGCAGCGTCGTCATCTCGGGTGACTTCTTCATGGAGCCCGCAGAGACCATCCTCGAGATCAACAGGGCTCTCACCGGGCTGCCGGCCTCGACGCCGGTCGGCCCCCTTGCGGAGGCGGTCGAACGCGCCGCCGCGGGTGCCACCATGATCGGCTTCACCCCCGAGTCGGTCGCGATCGCGGTGCGTCGCGCGCTCGGTCATGCGACGAGCTGGCATGACCACACGTTCGACGTCATCCACGACGAGCCGCGTGCGCCGCACGTGCAGATGGCGCTCGACGAGGTGCTCACGCAGGAGGTCGCCGCAGGTCGCCGCGGCCCCACGCTGCGCGTCTGGGAGTGGGAGAGGCCGACCGTCGTGATCGGCTCCTTCCAGTCGCTGCGCAACGAGGTGGACCCCGAGGGCGCGGAGCGTCACGGCATCACGGTGACCCGCCGCGTGTCCGGCGGCGGCGCGATGTTCATCCAGCCGGGCAACACGATCACCTACTCGCTGTCTGTCCCGTCGTCCCTGGTCGAGGGCCTCAGCTTCGAGCAGTCGTACGCGTTCCTGGACGACTGGGTCCTGGGCGCTCTGCGCGACGTGGGTGTCGAGGCGACGTACGTGCCGCTCAACGACATCGCGTCCCCCGCGGGCAAGATCGCGGGCGCGGCGCAGAAGCGCTACGCCGCGGGGGCCGTCCTTCACCACGTGACGATGGCCTACGACATCGACGCCGACGCGATGCTCGACGTGCTGCGCATCGGCCGCGAGAAGCTCTCGGACAAGGGCACGAAGAGCGCGAACAAGCGCGTGGACCCCGTGCGCAGCCAGACGGGGATGGCGCGGGGCGACGTGATCGACGCGTTCCTCGCACACTTCGCGGGCCGCTTCTCGACCCAGGCCGGCGCGGTCTCACCCGACGAGGTGCGGCAGGCCGAGCGACTCGTCGAGTCGAAGTTCGGCACCGAGGAGTGGATCCACCTGGTCCCGTAG